The sequence below is a genomic window from Spiroplasma gladiatoris.
TTTATATCTGTTAACATCTTTTTTAAGTAAGTAATTTAATAAATGTCTTCTTTGAGCAACTTTTTTAACTAAACTTCTAATTGAAGAATAGTCTTTTTTATGTTTTGCTGAATGATCTTGTAAGTTTTTAATATCGCTGGTTAACAATGCGATTTGAACCTCTGCTTTACCAGTATCTTTGTCATTGTCTCCGAAATTATTAACAATATCTGTTTTTTGTTTACTTGAAACCATTTAATTTCTCCCTTTATTTCAGTCTCTATTTTGATTGAATTTGTTAAAACAAAGCATAAATACCTAAAGGGTTAAGATCTATGCAACGTAAAAACATCAATACATTTAATAGTATATATACATAAAAAGACTAAGTCAATAAAAAGGTTATTATATTTAAATAATTCTGGTGTCAATAACATATGATATTTTCCTTATATATAACAAATTAAAATTTTCCAAACTATAATTATTTTATTGGAAGGTTTAAAATGAGGAGATATTTAAAAATGAATGAAAAAAAGAGAGTGGAAATTATCAAAGACGTTATAGAACAAAAAAAACAAAAGAGTCAGCTTCTATAAAGTTATGTCAAACAATTAGAAATGTAAATATATTAATTAATAAATATAAAAAAAATGGTTACATATCTTTTATTCATAAGAACACTGGCAGATTGTCTTGCAGAAGAATTAGCAGTGATATTAGTCAAAAAATAATTAAATTATATAAAGATGAATTTTGTGACTATAATTACAAACGCTTTCAAGAAAAGTTGCTAGAAAATTATAATATAAAAGTTTCGTATACATATTTACTTAGTTTATTAAAGGGAAATAACATGTATTCTCCAAGAATACATAGAGTAACTAAAAAAATAATTAAACAAAAAATAGCTAACAGTTTAAAAAAATCAAAATATAAAAACTATAGAAAAAAAAGTAT
It includes:
- the rpsO gene encoding 30S ribosomal protein S15; this encodes MVSSKQKTDIVNNFGDNDKDTGKAEVQIALLTSDIKNLQDHSAKHKKDYSSIRSLVKKVAQRRHLLNYLLKKDVNRYKAVIEKLGLRK